TTTTGATATCTTAGTAAATCCTGTAATCAATGAAACTACAGAACCTCCAAAATTTGCAGATATTCCAAAATATCCCAAAATTAATGCGAGTTGCTTGGAAAAAGTTGAATCTCTCATAGTCTGTTAATAGTATTTATATCTCGCGGACCCCATCTCCGCTTGAACAGGCAAAGAATCCTCCTTCGTAGCCTACCACTTTACTGTAGCCTGTCTGTACATTTTTTATAAAATCTTCTGTACAGTCTTTATGAACGAGTGCTATTGCACACCCACCAAAACCGGCTCCTGTCATACGGGCTCCGATACAACCAGGTTGTTTGCTGGCCACTTCAACGAGAGTGTCCAGCTCAATACCTGTAACCTCGTAGTCATCGCGAAGCGAGTTGTGTGATTCATAGAGCAATTGACCGAGTTCTTCCAGCTTGTCGGCGCGGAGCGCTGCAACGGCGCGGAGTACTCTGTCGTTTTCTGTAACGCAGTGGCGTACGCGGCGGTAAATTACTTCATCTTTAATAGCTGAGCCTGCAGTTGCAAAAACGTCTGGTGTAATACTGCAGAGGTCTGGTACATTAAGACCTGCGGCCTGTAATGTGGCAAGACCTTCTTCGCACTGAGAGCGTCTTTCGTTGTATTTTGAATCAGCAAGTTTACGCTGCTTCTTTGTGTTCATGACAACAAAGCGATAGTCTCCAAGATTAAGAGGTACATATTCATGTTCAATTTTTGCACAATCAAGAAGTTCTGCTGTATCTTTTTTTCCTGTTGCGATGATGTACTGATCCATAATTCCGCAGTTTACGTTCATAAATTCATGTTCACTCTGCTGACCCATGAGTGCAATGTCTTTACGGCTGGTATTGAAGCCGAATGTTTCACTTACAGCCCAGGCAAAGCCGCATTCAAGAGCAGATGAAGATGAAATTCCACCTGCACTAGGAACATTACTTGCAACAAGAACTTCGAAACCGCAAGGGAAGGTAAGTCCGCGTTTTTTCATGCAGCTTAAGATTCCGTTCAAAAAGTTTGCGTAGTCATTTGCCTTATCAAATTTAAAATCATCATTAACATCAAAAGTATAAGTTCCTGGGAAAAATAAATCATTATAGATGATTTTTGTGTCTGTACGTTTGCGGATAGCACAGTAAAGATAACGGTCGATGGCGGCAGGGAATACAAAGCCTCCGTTGTAATCAATGTGTTCACCAATTATATTGATGCGGGCAGGAGAAGCGAACATACGGATTTCTCCATTAGTATCGCGTCCAGCTTCTGCAGCCTGATACACTTCAATAAAATTCTCTTTTAAAAGTTCTGGTGTTACATCAAATTTCTCTTTCATATTAACAGATAACCTTTCCTTCTTTGTTCTTGATTCTTACTATATAGTCTTCCAATGAGTTCAGCGGGGTATCAAACTCCATTCCGCCGACTGCCATTGTGCCTTCAGTTTTTTCTTCCTGTGCAAAAGCAATGTTGTGAATATCTGAACCGCTGGTCATAGGAAAATCGTAGGTTTTTGCATAGGCAAGAGCCAGCACGTTTTGATCCGGAGTATTTCCGCCGTTGTAGACTTCAACTCCGTGAATCTCGCGCGGATGAATGTGAATTGCATTGATATAGCCGCGGAGTCTGAATGGATGTGCCTGAATCATAAGACCGCCTTCGCGGTTTACGGCATCAAAAAGTTCTCGGTGATTCATTGTTTCAATTTCCGGATGATCAAAAAGCCAGTTTTTATCCAGTCCGTAAATCAGATAGTCATCTCCGGAAAAAGTCTGTTCAATTCCAAAGAAAACCTTGAAATTACCGCCGTCGGCAGCATTTTGTTTCTTTGCTTCAGCGAGAGCATTTTCATAGCCGGCACAATACTGTTCGATTCTTGTATGCCAGTCCAGTTCAAAAGAAACTGCTGTATTACCACCGAAAAAGTGGTCGGTAACAAAAATACCATCATAGCCCAGTTTCTTATAAACTGAAATATATTCTGCACCTTTGGAAGAACCACAGGCGCTTGCTTCACTTGTATGGAGATGAGTTTCGTATTTAAATGTTTTCATAATACTGTTAAGTATAAATGTTTTGTTAGGAAATATCAAACACTTAGGTCATAATAAGTCTATAATATGTCTGGATTAAGTTTTCAGAAGGCCTATTTCCCCTCATCATTCTTTTTGATATTATTATCTTATGGACAAAACAGTTTATATTATTGGACATAGAAATCCTGATACCGATGCTGTAGTTTCGGCTGTCGGTTATGCAACTCTGAAAAATCTTCTGGGCTATTCTGAATATAAGGCCGCCCGTGCCGGTCACTTGAATCCTCAGACCGCATATATATTTGAAAAATTCGGCATTCAGCGTCCTGAATATCTTCCTGACCTTGTTCCAAAGGTAAAATATTTTATGCAGGATAAGGTTGAAACTGTTACGGCTGATGTTTCTGTCTGGGAAGCAATTGCACGTATGGAAAAAACTGAAACCCGTGTATTGCCGGTTGTTGATGGAGAAGGCCGTTATCAGTCGCTTCTGCATTATTCAGGTTTTGCAAAAGGTGTACTTACAATTCTTAATCCGGAAAAGAAACATCGTTTTTCTACAAGCATCAGTCTGATTCAGAAAACTTTAAACGCACAGCCGATTTATATTTCAGGTGATGCAGATAAAAACTTCAATGCTTCAATTCACGTTGGATCTTCTTCTACAGAAAGTTTTGAAAAACGTCTTGAAGCGCATGCCAGTGAAGACATTGTTGTTATTTCTTCTGACCGCGAAGACATTCAGCGCATCTGTATTGAGCATAAGGTTAAGCTGCTTATCACAACTTCAAACTGTGTAATTGATAAAAAGCTCCGCGAACTTGCAGAAGCAAACGGTGTTTCTGTAATTGTGAGCCCTTACTCAACATCTCCAACTTCCATGCTCATTGCTTACTCTATGCCTGTTTCTGCAATGGGTGATAAGGAGATTATTACAGTTCATGCAAATGATACAATTTCTAAGATTAAGGAAATTCTGAAAAATGCTCACTGTAAGTATCTTCCTGTTGTTGATGATGAAAATAAAGTTATAGGAATGATTTCTGAACACGATTTGATGAAGGAACCGAATGTAGAAGTTATTCTTGTAGACCATAATGAAATCACGCAGGCGGTTGAAGGCATAGAGCATTATAAGATTCAGGAAGTAATTGACCATCACCGTATCGGTTCAATTCCGACTAAAAATCCGATTACTTTTATTAACCGTCCGGTTGGTTCTACTTCAACACAGATTGCAGGACTTTATAAAGAATACAGAATCCCTATTCCTAAGGATGTGGCTTCTCTGCTGCTGTGCGGTATTTTGTCTGATACTTTGATTTTGCAGTCGGCTACTGTAACAGATACAGACCGTGATATGGCAGAATATCTTTCAAGCATTACAGACCTCGACATTAAGGATCTTGGAAACGAGATTCTTATGGCAGGAAGTAAGGTTGGCGGAAGACCTGCCGGAGAAATTATCCATCAGGATATGAAAGAATATTCAGAGGGTAAACTTACATATACTGCAAGTCAGATTGAAGTCGGAAATCCTCAGGAAATTCTGGACCGCAAGGCTGAGTTTATGGAAGAGCTCGCGGTTGAACGTCGTGCAAACAAAGGCCTTTTTGCGTGTCTGCTTGTTACTGATATTACGAAATTGTCGAGTGTACTTTTGATTGACTGTGACCCGAAGTTCGTTCAGTTTATTACATTCCCGAAACTGGATGACGGTGTATATTACCTGCAGGATGTTGTAAGCCGTAAAAAGCAGCTTATTCCTTTAATCACCGAGCAGGTTTTGAACTACAGCGCATAGTCTTTTATATACTGTTCTATCGGAAGTTCGGCGCCGTTATGATGGACGTAAAGTTCTTTTTGAATAATGGAGCCGTTCTTTCCGATGTATAATTCAAGCACCGGTTCGAGTTCATTAAAATCATTGTTATTCATGGAATCTACAATCAGAGCATATTCTTCCTGCAGATAGTATGCATCTGCTGTTTTCTGTATATTCGCAAGTTTAAAGCCGGTTTTGTTTTCTGCATCCTTAATATCATCATCATTCAGATTAAGCTGTACGTAGCGGCCTTTGAGCGGATGGAACGGATCGTACGCAGTACAGCGGACTCTTACAATTGTATCATTCTTTTTTGCATAGCTTCTGACCGCAGCGGCTTTTATAAACATAACGGCAATTACCGAAAGCTGAAAAACAATCAGAATTGAAAGTGCGATAATCTTTTTTCTATTCATTTTTTTCTCTCCTTTTTGTCATCAGGATATTCATAATCAGAAGAATTGCTCCCATAGAAATTAAAGTGATTCCCTGTACACTAAGTCCATATCCTGATGAGAAGAATCTTATCATCAGCATGAGGCCGAAATATACTGTACTGAGGTTTGCTGTCTTGAGCGAATTATTTTTATAGGCAAGATAAAAGTAATAAACACAGAAAAGCAGAACCAGTGGAAAAGAGAGCAGTACGGAAAATTTATCATCCATAAAGGTGAGGCTTATTACAAGTGCTGGAGTGAGAAAAACAGCCGAGTTAAACAGATGCCGATTTCTGATTAACTGAATCAGATAGTAAATGGCAGTGGCTCCCATAATAATCATACAGCTGATGATAAAGAAATTTTTTGCAATATGATTATGATTTCCTTCGCAGGCATTTCGCAGTGATGTTTCGTAAAAGAGTACGATGCCTGTTGTGATTGTATAAATTCCTTTTGCAGGAGAACTGTTTTTTGTCTGTGCAAAATAGTGAATGACTGCGGCTGTTATAGAGATTAAGAAAAAGACTCCAGCTGCAATATTTGTTCCGTCTGTGTTTAGATAAGAGACAAAGAAGTATATTAGAGAAATTGCAGGATAGTACAGGTATTCATTTTTCCTGAACAACAGAATAAAAATACAGGCTGCAATAAGATTCAAAATTATCAGGATTTCAGAAATCAACTGTATTGGTTCAGCTTTGCACATGAATGCGATGGCAAAAATTACAGTTGCGAAAATAAGGTTTATGATGATATCCAGATTTTGCAGGAACAGTTTGAGATTTTTCTTTGCCAGAATAATGTAAAGTGTGAGACCGAAAATGGCAGCTGGTGTGAAACAGATTAAAATGTATGTTTCAATTCCGGTACTGTCGAAGAGAATCGATTCTGGATATCTTGCAAGAATTGTTGTTCCAAGAAGGAAGACGGCGGATACAATTCGTGTAATCGATAAAATCTGTTTACTGGTATCGTTCAGCTTGAAGTCTTCTCTCCATAGGAAAACTCCGGAAGTGAAGAGAATTATTGAACTTATCAGATATAGGATGGTTGTTGAGAACTCATGTGATATAAATGAAATCACAAAATAAAGAACTGCAGAAAGTGCATAGAAGGCGTATTCGTAACGACCGGATCTGATTATGTAAACGCATGAAGTTATGAGATTTATGGCAATCATAAATTCCAGAATCAGCAGTATGATTTTTTCATCACAAAGATAAGCTACAGAAAGTATAACTGCGGTCACCAGAGTATTTACGATGATGTCGATGTTCAACAGGAATTCTTTGAAATTCTTTTTTGCAAAGAGACCGCACATAAGAAGTCCGAAAACTGCAACAGGTGCAAATCCAAAGAGAATGAAATGATCAAGACCTTCGTTCTTATACAGAATTGACCCGGTGTTACGGGCAAGAAGAATTGTGGAAAACAGAATTATTACAGCAGCAACTCTTACAAGAATAAGGCAGTTTTTTGTCTCTGCTGTTGTGTTGAAATTGTTTTTCCACAGGAAACTTCCGGTTGCAAAAATCAGGATTAAACACAGAAGATACAGAATCGAAGTTCCGTGTTCTGGATTCATAAGTGACAAAACAAAGAATGCTATGGAAAGTCCGGTATTTAGCAGCAATTTATAATCTTGTTTTTTGATTGCGATGGTCGAATAATACATGAAGTTCAGGACCGCAAAAATTCTGATTATTAAATCAATGGCGGTTTTATCTGCCTCGTTTGCGGCTGCAATGGAAACTACACCAAAAATCAGATTGATGATTATATCAAGATTTTTGAGGAAGCTTCTCAGATTTTTCTTTGCATATAAAACGAAAAGTGTAGTTCCTGCAATTGCGGCCGGAGTGTAAGCGAAGAAACCGATAAGCGGTGCTTTTGAAAGTTTATAGAAATTTGAATCCGGAACAAGGCTCATGAATGCGGGAATAAAAAACAGTATTGCTGAGAGAACCCGCGTTGTAATCAGAGTAACTGAAGTTTCGTCTGTATCTGAAAAATCATTTTTCCAAAGAATAACTGCGATTGTGAAAATTGTAATAATTGTAAACGAATAATACAGAGAAACTGAAAGTTCATTTATTTTTAATAACTGGAGGATAAGGAATGCCAGAAAAAGCCAGCTGAGTTTATGTTTCTTTTTTGAATACAGTACGAACATTGCCATTGTATACAGAACCATCAGGGTGAAAGGAGAGATAAGGATTCTGTACCACTCGGAAAGCGGGGCTGTTAATAAAATCTCTGTTTGTTTTGGGAACAGAGCGTTCAGACCGAGAATAAATGGAATCAGATAGACCAGATTTTCAAAATTTAGTTTTTCGTTATTTCTGATTTTCTTTATAAACGGAATGACAACTCCCTGCACATAAAAGCCCGCAGAAATTAATCCGATTATTCCAAGTTCAATGCTTTTTATAGCGATTACATATTTTTTGTCCGTAAGGCGATAACCCGTGATGTGAATGGTTGAGACGTAAATTGATATAATGGAAGCTAAAGCAATGATTATTATTCTCATGTAAGAATACGGAACTTCTGAGTCTTTTTTTTGAAGGAAAATGTAGCCGATTGAAGCGTATGAGAAAACTAAAATCATGTTCCTTATATTTCCGTTGATGAACATATGGTTGACGCGGATAACATAAAATACAAAGCCTAGAATTAAAAGCGGAATGACTTTTTTCTTTGATTTTCTTGCGGCAAAGTATAAGGTAACTAAAAGAGGATACAGTAGTATTGCAGAAGAGCTGTCCATACTAATAAAACCAAAAATCAGGATAAACAACATAGAAAGATAGAAGGTTGTATATGCGGAAAAAAGTAATGTTATGATTATGGTAGAAAGAGTCCACACAAACATAAAGGATGAACTGTCCCCCGGAAACTTAAATATCTGGGAAACAAAGGCAACCATTGAACCGAATAAAAGCGCCCAGAACAGAGAGTAACTTTCACGGACTTTTAAGACTGAGGCTTTTCCGGTTTTCAAAAGAATTATTCCTGCAATTTGTGCTCCGGCTAAAAGAAGAATTGCCGTTACAGCTTTTGCCATACGTGGAATTGCAGCCCAGTTGTAGGCAATAAGTGAGATGATTCCAAAGGAAATTAAAACACTTGCAATTATTGTAAGGATTATAGAAACAGACAGTTTTGATGTTTTCTTTGCACGTACTGGGGCTGGGGAATGAACTGGCGCAGTAACTTGCTCTGATTTATTTGATGGTTTTTGAATGGTGGTAAGTTCTGAAAATGCAGGATCAAGATTTTGTGGAGGTGTGGCCTCTGTTTTAGGGGCAGGTGGTTTTTCGAGTTCTGCCAGTTTATTGATATAATATTCATTCAGACTGTGCGCAATCTGAGCCGAAATGATTCCTTTCTCAGTAAGAATGGGAATCTCTTTGATGAACCATTTTATAAACTTTTCTTCCATATAAAAAATTATAGCACATAGAATTGCTGTCGTATACAT
The Treponema bryantii DNA segment above includes these coding regions:
- a CDS encoding histidinol-phosphatase is translated as MKTFKYETHLHTSEASACGSSKGAEYISVYKKLGYDGIFVTDHFFGGNTAVSFELDWHTRIEQYCAGYENALAEAKKQNAADGGNFKVFFGIEQTFSGDDYLIYGLDKNWLFDHPEIETMNHRELFDAVNREGGLMIQAHPFRLRGYINAIHIHPREIHGVEVYNGGNTPDQNVLALAYAKTYDFPMTSGSDIHNIAFAQEEKTEGTMAVGGMEFDTPLNSLEDYIVRIKNKEGKVIC
- a CDS encoding DUF2157 domain-containing protein — protein: MEEKFIKWFIKEIPILTEKGIISAQIAHSLNEYYINKLAELEKPPAPKTEATPPQNLDPAFSELTTIQKPSNKSEQVTAPVHSPAPVRAKKTSKLSVSIILTIIASVLISFGIISLIAYNWAAIPRMAKAVTAILLLAGAQIAGIILLKTGKASVLKVRESYSLFWALLFGSMVAFVSQIFKFPGDSSSFMFVWTLSTIIITLLFSAYTTFYLSMLFILIFGFISMDSSSAILLYPLLVTLYFAARKSKKKVIPLLILGFVFYVIRVNHMFINGNIRNMILVFSYASIGYIFLQKKDSEVPYSYMRIIIIALASIISIYVSTIHITGYRLTDKKYVIAIKSIELGIIGLISAGFYVQGVVIPFIKKIRNNEKLNFENLVYLIPFILGLNALFPKQTEILLTAPLSEWYRILISPFTLMVLYTMAMFVLYSKKKHKLSWLFLAFLILQLLKINELSVSLYYSFTIITIFTIAVILWKNDFSDTDETSVTLITTRVLSAILFFIPAFMSLVPDSNFYKLSKAPLIGFFAYTPAAIAGTTLFVLYAKKNLRSFLKNLDIIINLIFGVVSIAAANEADKTAIDLIIRIFAVLNFMYYSTIAIKKQDYKLLLNTGLSIAFFVLSLMNPEHGTSILYLLCLILIFATGSFLWKNNFNTTAETKNCLILVRVAAVIILFSTILLARNTGSILYKNEGLDHFILFGFAPVAVFGLLMCGLFAKKNFKEFLLNIDIIVNTLVTAVILSVAYLCDEKIILLILEFMIAINLITSCVYIIRSGRYEYAFYALSAVLYFVISFISHEFSTTILYLISSIILFTSGVFLWREDFKLNDTSKQILSITRIVSAVFLLGTTILARYPESILFDSTGIETYILICFTPAAIFGLTLYIILAKKNLKLFLQNLDIIINLIFATVIFAIAFMCKAEPIQLISEILIILNLIAACIFILLFRKNEYLYYPAISLIYFFVSYLNTDGTNIAAGVFFLISITAAVIHYFAQTKNSSPAKGIYTITTGIVLFYETSLRNACEGNHNHIAKNFFIISCMIIMGATAIYYLIQLIRNRHLFNSAVFLTPALVISLTFMDDKFSVLLSFPLVLLFCVYYFYLAYKNNSLKTANLSTVYFGLMLMIRFFSSGYGLSVQGITLISMGAILLIMNILMTKRREKNE
- a CDS encoding galactokinase; the encoded protein is MKEKFDVTPELLKENFIEVYQAAEAGRDTNGEIRMFASPARINIIGEHIDYNGGFVFPAAIDRYLYCAIRKRTDTKIIYNDLFFPGTYTFDVNDDFKFDKANDYANFLNGILSCMKKRGLTFPCGFEVLVASNVPSAGGISSSSALECGFAWAVSETFGFNTSRKDIALMGQQSEHEFMNVNCGIMDQYIIATGKKDTAELLDCAKIEHEYVPLNLGDYRFVVMNTKKQRKLADSKYNERRSQCEEGLATLQAAGLNVPDLCSITPDVFATAGSAIKDEVIYRRVRHCVTENDRVLRAVAALRADKLEELGQLLYESHNSLRDDYEVTGIELDTLVEVASKQPGCIGARMTGAGFGGCAIALVHKDCTEDFIKNVQTGYSKVVGYEGGFFACSSGDGVREI
- a CDS encoding putative manganese-dependent inorganic diphosphatase — encoded protein: MDKTVYIIGHRNPDTDAVVSAVGYATLKNLLGYSEYKAARAGHLNPQTAYIFEKFGIQRPEYLPDLVPKVKYFMQDKVETVTADVSVWEAIARMEKTETRVLPVVDGEGRYQSLLHYSGFAKGVLTILNPEKKHRFSTSISLIQKTLNAQPIYISGDADKNFNASIHVGSSSTESFEKRLEAHASEDIVVISSDREDIQRICIEHKVKLLITTSNCVIDKKLRELAEANGVSVIVSPYSTSPTSMLIAYSMPVSAMGDKEIITVHANDTISKIKEILKNAHCKYLPVVDDENKVIGMISEHDLMKEPNVEVILVDHNEITQAVEGIEHYKIQEVIDHHRIGSIPTKNPITFINRPVGSTSTQIAGLYKEYRIPIPKDVASLLLCGILSDTLILQSATVTDTDRDMAEYLSSITDLDIKDLGNEILMAGSKVGGRPAGEIIHQDMKEYSEGKLTYTASQIEVGNPQEILDRKAEFMEELAVERRANKGLFACLLVTDITKLSSVLLIDCDPKFVQFITFPKLDDGVYYLQDVVSRKKQLIPLITEQVLNYSA